CGTTGATTTACCGCGTCCATGCCCCCATTGCGGCACACCGCATCGCACAGAAGAAGAAGGTGGTTCAATGAGCCGCCCTCTCACTCGACTTAGTGGGTGGGGTCAATTGATAACCATGCGTGCTTGCGGTCTACGGCCACGTGTTTTTGGAATTCAACACAATCTCCAGCGAGAGACTCCTACGTTTTCCATGGTGGCATCCACCCGGCCGCCCCTGATTCGAACTCAGCGGGTGCCATGTTAACACGCATTCAGCGGCGGATCGTCCTCGATATCGCAGTCATGTTTTTCACGTCCCTCCTAGTCATCACGATGCTGGTACTGCTAGTCGGTCTGGTTCGAGAAGCCATGAATCAAGGCCTCGGTCCGAGGAGCATTTTGCGATTGATTCCTTACACGCTGCCCAATGCTCTTTCGATGGCAGTCCCCGGCACGGCTCTGTTCAGCGTCTGCTCGGTGTATGGGCGGATGTCTGCGGACAATGAGTTCGTCACCATGCAGTCGGTGGGCGTTTCATTGTTGCCATCAATCTTACCGGCCATCGTGTTAACGACGGTGCTGAGCGTCGCCACAGTTGGATTGATTAACGTCGCTTTTACGTGGGGATTTCATGGCATCGAACGAGTCGTGATGTCTTCGGTTGAGAGCATCGCATACAGAGTCCTCCAGCGGGAACGTAGTTTTCAACACAGTGGCTTCTCAATCACTGTGAGGGGTGTCGAGGGGCGTGATCTCATCGAGCCTCAGATCAAAATCAACCGTCCGCATACGGATCCGGTCACGATTACCGCGCGCACTGCTCAGATGACTTACCAAGACACCGCTCAAGCCCTCGAGTTCCGAATTACAGACGGCTCCGCGTCGGTTGGTAACGCGGCGTCGTTTCAGTTTCCCAACACGTTTGTGCAGACAGTACCGCTCGCCGCCACGTCTCAGGACACCCTGTTGACCGCACATCCTTCTCACATGCCAATGCGCAGTCTGCCGATGGCGTCGCTGCAGCAGCGTGAGGATCTCCTGCGACGTGAGCACGCGATGGCCGTCAATGTCGGGTTTAGTTTGTTGACCTCACGACCTCATCGGATGATGGATGCCAAGTCGCTTGAACGAGAAGCAGGGGCCACCCATAGCCGCCAGCGACTCCATCGCCTCGGAACTGAGATGCAGCGGCGATGGGCCAGCGGTTTTACATGCTTGGCAATGTCGATGTTAGGCATTCCGCTAGCGATCCGCATGAAGGCCTCCGACACAATGACAACGTTCGGAGTCGTGTTTTTGCCGACCGTGCTGGTTTACTATCCGATATTCGCGCTATCGCT
This genomic window from Allorhodopirellula heiligendammensis contains:
- a CDS encoding LptF/LptG family permease — encoded protein: MLTRIQRRIVLDIAVMFFTSLLVITMLVLLVGLVREAMNQGLGPRSILRLIPYTLPNALSMAVPGTALFSVCSVYGRMSADNEFVTMQSVGVSLLPSILPAIVLTTVLSVATVGLINVAFTWGFHGIERVVMSSVESIAYRVLQRERSFQHSGFSITVRGVEGRDLIEPQIKINRPHTDPVTITARTAQMTYQDTAQALEFRITDGSASVGNAASFQFPNTFVQTVPLAATSQDTLLTAHPSHMPMRSLPMASLQQREDLLRREHAMAVNVGFSLLTSRPHRMMDAKSLEREAGATHSRQRLHRLGTEMQRRWASGFTCLAMSMLGIPLAIRMKASDTMTTFGVVFLPTVLVYYPIFALSLDMAKDGRIPSAGVWIANAIFIFAALFLLRRLIYRPV